In the genome of Cherax quadricarinatus isolate ZL_2023a chromosome 83, ASM3850222v1, whole genome shotgun sequence, one region contains:
- the LOC128702241 gene encoding vitelline membrane outer layer protein 1, which produces MNTFSVLLHLLALCLIQGVASLDIDYRENVTSTLTLSNGIDWGDWGPVEFCEEGSYSHGFEVRFEPSGATDETAMSGVKLYCSDKDHFDTGYVTSVVGTTGEWQGMRVCHEGFLTGMRAEVLEPQGILHDDVAVENIEVQCNYDGEILTGVHDLPKFTPGTWGEFEHCDPGSAVCGLQTRYEGILVGDDSGTTDLIFFCCVF; this is translated from the exons ATGAACACCTTCAGTGTCCTCCTGCATCTCCTGGCGCTCTGCCTAATCCAGGGCGTTGCCTCTCTAG ATATCGACTACAGGGAAAACGTGACCAGTACACTGACCCTCAGCAACGGCATCGACTGGGGTGACTGGGGACCCGTAGAGTTCTGTGAGGAAGGCAGCTACTCACACGGCTTCGAAGTCAGG TTTGAGCCAAGCGGAGCTACTGATGAGACCGCAATGAGCGGCGTGAAGCTTTACTGCAGTGATAAGGATCACTTTGACACTGGCTACGTCACCTCCGTTGTCGGTACCACTGGCGAGtggcaag GCATGCGTGTGTGCCACGAAGGCTTCCTGACGGGTATGAGAGCGGAGGTGCTGGAACCTCAGGGAATATTGCACGACGACGTGGCTGTCGAGAATATTGAGGTACAGTGTAACTACGACGGTGAAATCTTGACCGGCGTGCACGATCTTCCCAAG TTCACGCCAGGTACTTGGGGAGAATTCGAGCATTGTGACCCAGGTTCTGCTGTTTGTGGTCTTCAG ACACGTTACGAGGGCATCTTAGTTGGTGACGACTCGGGTACTACGGACCTGATCTTCTTTTGCTGTGTGTTCTAG